CTCGATTTTGAACATCTTTTTTCAGACGACCGGTTGCAAGAGATGATGCAAGGTGTACGGGATGTTACACCCATCCCCGGTGTCCAGCGCACATTCACAACCAAACTAACGGATGGAAATTCTGGGCGAGACGCAATGCCAGGTTCTTCCGCTGATGGAGTGACGGGAAAGAAAAGCCGATGACCCAAACTGAATGCGCGATGGTCCAACAAATTTCCAGGCGCACCACAGGTTGAGCCAGTCTTGAAAACGATGGAAAGACCGGCGAAATTCTAATCCGCTGAAAGTAAAAAAAGAACCGGACTCAGTCCGGTTCTTTTTTTCGTGAGTTTCACCATCCGCTTACAACAAACACAAACTGTCCACTCGGCGACTTTACTGCCAACGGGCACAAACTGCGGTTTTATATCCACCCAATTTGTCATGCTGAGCGAAGCGAAGCATCTCGCGACTAGCGAATTGCGATACCCTTCGCTTCGCTCAGGGTGACAACCAAAAAGCGCAATTAATGATCGTGCCCAGTATAGCTCTTCCATGTCTTACTGTGCGCGAAATTCTCAGTGATCTCCCCTGGCACTTGCGTTCCTGCCAGCGCATGTGTGTGCGCTGACTCTGTGGTTAATCTGACATTGCCAAACTACTACGGGCAAGTAACCTTGGGATTCCAGTCGTAGAACAAGCCACGCGGATTGTGTTTCCACCCCCACAGATGCAGTTCGTAGAACGGCGGGACACCATAGCGATTCGGACTGCCGACAAGGTGGAACGTTTGCCCAAACAGCACCGGCGGTTGCGAATGTTCCGCGTCCCACGCCGCCGCGAACACAATGTATTCCATCGCGACGAAATGCAATTGTCCGTTTTCGTTCGGTTCGTAGATCACCGCTTCGGGGCGAAGTGGATCGAGCACCGTGTCGCCAGCCAAGTTGCCGTTGACAAAGTGGATGCCCATTGCGCCCTGACCCGGTTCGCTGACACAATCCAGGAACTGGGCATAGCCCGCCGCTTGCGCGGTAGCGACATTGTGAAAATGAACGGTCGCGGCGCGCACTTGAGCGATTTGCGCGCCCAGCGGATCATCCGCCAAAACATTCGGCGTAACCGCGAGCACAATCGCTCCGATCAGCGCGGCAACGCCGAGAACAAAAGCCAAACGCATCCCGTATTTGTTTTTCATTTTTCCCTCCTTGTGGGTAAATGAGATTTGTTCGAACTACTGCCGCCATTAAACCAGAAACGCACGTCTGGAATAACGTGGAAAGTACGGGGTTTTTGCAAAACCGGTACGGGTATTGCCGCCATTCTAATCGTCCATAATGTTCGGGTGAGCGAGAATGCAGTACAGTTTCCAAAAGTTGGTGTTGAATGGCTCCGCGTCGTCGGCGAGTTGTTTTTCTGCGGCGCGACGATACGGTTCGCTTGAACCGGCGTCAGCGAATCTCGCCAGCATCAGTTCACGCTTAAACTGGAATTCCTTAGCATACGCCGACCTTTCAGTCGCGAGGCATGTCGCCGCGTTCATTTTCGATGAGATACGCCCGGCGTGATAGTCGCGCAGATGGGTCACTTCGTGGATAAGCAAACTGAGCAGCATCACTTGGCGCGCCGCGCGTGTTTGCTCCCGCGCTGTGTTTGACACCGTGAAGGAAGCAAAGTGATCGTCGAATGTGATCGTGCCATTCCCTTGCTCATCACAACAATCCGATTTGGCGGCAAGCCACCCGTCGTTGTCGGTCTGACCAACGGAAACGCTAAAGGGTTTGGCATCCTTCACGTACGCGTACCATTCGGGCAAATGGTCGCGCAACCAACGCAAATTGGCTTGCAAGAAAACCAGGTCGGCATCGCTAATCGAATCATCGAATGTGATGCCAGTGAGCAGATCAGTTGTCTCTATGGGCGCGGCGGCAACCGGGAAACCCAGAATGCCAAAACACAAAAGCACAACGGCGATGAGCACGACGAAAAGCGCGGTTGGAAATTTTGACATTTTATCCTCCTGTCGAGCGAACGCGATTTGGTTGAACTAGTGCCACCATTTAACTCGAAATGCGCGAATCGGATTACGTGGACAGTACGGAAGGTTTGGAAAACGAGTACGGTAATTTTCAAAAAGAACAAGCCCGCAGAATTCTGCGGGCTTGTTTCTTGGCTTGTCTTGCATCAGGGCAATGTCTTGTCGGGCTGGACCAGTCCGCGCTGCACCGCCCACGCCGCAATTTGCGTGCGCGCGTTGAAACCGAGCTTGTTGAGAATATTGCCGACATACCCTTCAACCGTTCGCTCACTCAGTACAAGGACTTCTGCAATTGCGCGATTCGATTTGCCCACCGCGATGAGCGCGGCAACCTCACATTCACGCGCAGTCAATCCATCCAATTTTGTTTTCGCGGCTTGCCGTGTTTCTGCCAATTCGACTTGATCGTACTCAATCGCCTCACCGAACGCATACTGAATTGCTTGCTCCAATGACATGGCGCGTCCTTCCGCCCAAACGATTGCCAACCGGTTTGATTCCAACCGGTCGTGCAGATTTCTAATCATTACCGTGTGGCGTGCGCGATACATCCCCAGCATCGGGACGCCGAGCGTTTCGCGCAGAACCTCTGCCGCGCCCAAAAGTCGTGTAGCGCGTTCGTGACGACCGTTCGCGCTTGCCGTCCCGGCGAGTCCCTCGATACATTTGAGCGTGTTTCGTTTGTCGCCCTGTGCTTGGAAAATCGCAAGACTCTGCGAAAAAAGTTTTTGGGCATGCTCCGTGTCACCTCGACTCGCCGCAACCAGTCCGAGATCGTGCAGACAACGAGGAATCTCGAACTGGTCGTTCAACTCCTGCGACATTTTCAAACTTGATTCCAGCCATGCTTCGGCAATGGGGTCGCCTTGCGCTTGCGCGGTTGATCCGAGGTCGCGCAGTGAACTGGCAATCGCATTCCGATCATTCAACGCACGCCGAATCGCTAATGCTTCCTCGAACAGTGTCCGCGCGCGCGCGTAATCGCCCTGATCGCGCACAACTAATCCCAGCGTGGTTAGAGAAATTGCGATGCTTGGCTGATCGTCCAATTGGCGTAAAATCGCCAACGATTTTTCTACGAGCGCGCGCGCCGCCGTGTTGTCGCCTTGGGTCAATGCCGCGAAACTACGATATTTGAGCGAGCGCGCCACACTTACATCGTCTTCGATTTCTTCCGCCAGCGCGGTGCTCTCTTCCAACAACTGGTGCGCTTCGGCGTAATCGCCTTGGAGGATTGCCCAATAACCAGCCAGGTTCAGCACGCGCACGCGGGCAACGCCTAGCTGCGAACGCGATTCGACAGAGAGGGAAAGCAAAGCGCGACAGGTTGCGCGTGCTTCGCTCAGATAACCCACTGTTTCCCAGAACTCGCCCAGCGCACTTGCCAAACGTAATCCTGGCTCGACCAGCCCCAATGCGTGCGCCGTTTTCAGCGCGACACGCAAATTGTCGTACTCTACGTGTAAATGATTCATCCGCTGATTCGCGCCAGAACCTTCGTGTTTCGGCTCGGTCTCCTCGGCGACCTGGAGAAAAAAATCGAGATGCCGCGCGCGCAAGGAATATGCTTCACCTGCTTCAGTCATTTTTTCGCTCGCGTATTGGCGAATCGTTTCCAACATTCGATAGCGCGCGGCGGCGCCTTCCTCATACTTGAACACACTGACGAGCGATTTGTCCACCAAGTCCGCAAGCACATCGAGCATGTCGTCGGCATGGAGTCCATCGCCCGCGCAGATCACTTCGGCTTGATCGAGCGTGAAGCCACCGGCAAACACCGCGAGACGCCGAAACAAAATTCGCTCCGGCTCGCTCAATAGATCGAAACTCCAATCCATCGTCGCGCGCAAAGTTTGTTGGCGCGGCATCGCGTTGATACTGCCGCGCGTCAATAATCGAAAAACATTGTCCAGCCGTGCGGCAATCTGCGCGACGGTCAGCATTTTGACGCGCGCGGCGGCAAGTTCGATGGCGAGTGGAATTCCATCCACGCGTTGGCAGATTTGCGCGATGAAAGGCGCATTGTCGCGCGTCAATTCAAAACGCGGCGCAATCGCGTCCGCGCGTTCGACGAACAAATGGATGGATTCGTATTGCGCGAGAATGTCCAGCGCGGGTAAATCCTGGGTTGGGGGTAGAGTGAGCGAGGGCACACGATACAAGGATTCTCCGGCGATGTTCAACGCTTCGCGGCTCGTCGCCAAAATTTTCAAATCGGGGCAACTCGTCAAAAGCGATTCGGCTAACTGCGCGCACGCGTGAATCAAATGCTCGCAGTTGTCGAGAACAAGCAGAACATTTTTCGCGCGCAGAAAATTTTTGAGTAGATCAATCGGCGCGAGTTTGCCGGCTTGGCGCAAATCGAAAACGGATGCAACGGTTTGTGAAACGAGTGCGGAATCTGCGAGCGATCCCAACTCGATCAGCCAGACGCCATCGGGAAATTTATCGCGAAGACTATCGGCAACTTGAATTGCCAAGCGCGTTTTGCCGCAGCCGCCCGAACCGGTCAACGTGAGCAACCTCACTCCCACCCCCTTGCCCCCTCCCTCTCTCCTGTCGCTGAACTGTGCGACAGGAGAGAGGGAGGGGGTTGGGGAAGAGGGTGAGGTCAGTAATCGCTTGACCTCCGCGATTTCTTTTTCGCGCCCGATAAAACGCGTGAGTGCGATCGGCAGGTTGTTATGCTCCGTCATTGAGCACATCCTCAACGATGTTTTCTAGTTTCATCGCGCGTCCTTCTTCGAACGCGCGCGCAAAACCATCATCACCCAGTTGCGCGCGAATCGGTTGAATGATCTGCTCCAACTCGGCACGTCGCTCCTCGGATAAAATCACTCCCAACTCTGCGCGCCCCGACTCAATTGCACCGAGAATTTGCGCGGCGCGGCGCGGTTGCCCTTGTGCCACCAACACCAGCGCAAACGTCTCGAGCGCTTGATGCAGTGAGAACATTTCCTTCATTCGCCATAGCGTAGATATGGCGCGTTTGAGTAGCGCGTCGGCTTGCTTCAAATCGCCCTGAGCACAAGCAATCCGACCCAAGTCAACGAACCGCCGCGTGATCATCCGTTCGTCGCCGAGTTCTTCAGATAACCTGAGACCTTCCTCGTTAATGGCTTTGGCGCGCGCAAAATCTCCGGCGCGTTCGGCAAACGCGTCAAAGTTTTGGAGCGCATGGGTAATGCCCCATTTGTCACCCATCGCGCGGCAGAGTGTCAATGCTTCTTGAAAATACAGTTCCGCTTGATCCAATTTGCCGAGACGGTTGGAAACTACGCCAAGCAAGTTGAGAACCCGACCAATCCGCATTCGGTTTTCTAAATCGCGATAGAGCGACAGTGCTTGTCGCCATATTTCTTCCGCCCGCGCGTTCTCACCCACATCCGCGACCGCCATGCCCAACGCAAAGAGCGCCTCGGCGCGGATTACCGCGGGCGCGTCGCGCGTCAACGCTTCCGCTGTTTCGCTCCAACTTTTCGCTTCGCGATAATGATTCCGCACGAAAAAGTAATACACGAGCGCGGCGTTGAGTTGCGCGCCCGCCGCGCCTTGTCCGTTTTCAAATGCCCACGCGAGCGCGGTGCGGCAATTGTCAATCTCGGCATCCAATTGTTTAAACCAGCGCTTCATTTCCGGCGTGCGTAATTTCGCGTCCGCCTCAATCGCGAATTGGACAAACCAATCCAGATGACGACGATAAAGTTTTTCCGCTTCACCGGCTTGCGCCAATTTTTCGCGCGCGTACTCACGAATCGTTTCAAGGAAATGATAACGCGTTGCGCCGCTCTGCTCGGCGACGACGACGAGCGACTTGTCAATCAAGCGCAACAATAAATCAAGAACGTGTGACGTAGCCAGCGATTCATCCGTGCAAATTTCTTCCACCGCATTGAGCGTCCACCCGCCGGCGAAAACCGCCAGCCGACGAAACAGCGCACGCTCGTTTTCGGACAACAAATCAAAACTCCAATCTATTGTCGCGCGCAAAGTTTGCTGGCGCGGCAACGCTGTACGCTGTCCACTCGCGAGCAATTGAAAACGATGGTCAAGCCGTTGCGCGATTTCTTCGACGGATAACCCTTTCACGCGCGCCGCCGCGAGTTCAAGCGCGAGCGGCATTCCATCGAGCCGCGCACAAATCTGCGCGACCGCACGCGCATTACCATTCAATTTCCAATTCGGCGCGACGGCTTGCGCGCGCTGAACGAAAAGTTGAAGCGCGTCGTATTGCGCCAGTTGATCGAGCGGCGGCAAATTCGCCGCGTCCGGCACGGCGAGCGACGGCACGCGCCACACGACTTCGCCCGCGAGATTCAACGCCTCGCGACTCGTCGCTAAAATTTTCAGTGTGGGACACGCGCTCAACAGTGTTTCGATCAAGTGCGCGCACGCCTCGATCAGATGCTCGCAATTGTCCACCACCAGCAACAACTCTTTTGCGCGCAAATAGTTGATGAGCAATGGAATGATCGGAATATCGCTCGATTCACGCAAGCCGAATACAGCCGCAAGCGATTGCGGCACACGCGCGCCATCCGTTAGCGCGGATAGGTCAACCCACCACACACCGTTTTTGAAACGATTCGCGTTCGCGAGTTCGGTCGCGAACTGAATCACTAAACGCGTCTTGCCGCAACCCCCCGACCCGGTCAGGGTGAGCAAGCGCGTCCCGCGCAGACCTTCCAGGTTTCCAAAACCTGGAAGGTCTAGGTCGAGCAGTCGCTTTATCTCCGCAAGTTCGTTAGCGCGTCCCACAAAACTCGTCAACGGATGCGGCAGATTCGTAAACATCGCCTCGCGTGATCTTGCGCCGCTCAACGCCTGCTCGATCTGATCGCGCAATGCAATTGTTTCCGGCGACGGTTCGACGCCGAGTTCCTCGCGCAACATTTTCGCGCACTCGTCGAACTGCTTGAGCGCGCCGATGCGGTCGCCGGTCGCGGCGTGACAAAAGATGATGTGTTGGTCCGCTTTTTCGTTCGCGGGATCGTGCGTCAAAACTTTTTGCGCGAGTTCGATTGCGCGCGCGTATTCACTCTTCGCGCGATGATGTTGCGCGAGGTGTAACAGCGCGTCGATGTAGATCGCGCGGAGTTGTTCGCGTTCGGGGAGAATCCAATCGTCGTAGAAATCCGGGAGCAGGTCGTGGTAATTTTCGATTTTCAATTTCAGATTTTCGATTTCTGAATCTGCAATCTGCAATCTGCAATCTGCAATCTCGCGCGCGTCCACCCAAATCGGAAAATCCGGATTGAGTTGGACCGTCTCGCGATCCGCCAATAAAAGATCATTGCCAAGCTCCTGACGAAGTGAAAAGAGCGCGGTGCGCAGCGAACGGCGCGCGAGTTCGTCGGTGGAATCGCCCCAGCAAAGTGCGGCAAGTTTTTCGCGCGCGTGCGGTTCGGGATGCAAAGCCAGGTACGCCAAGAGCGATTCAACTTTGCGCGTGGGGAGATGGATCGTTTGTGCGTCGCGTTCGACCTGAAACGCGCCCAGCAGAGTTACGCGGACCAATTTCGCGATTTGCGCTGGTGAGCTATTTGCCATCGGCTTGCCCTCCTTCGCTCTACCTGCTTGAGATCAAAAGATCAGCTTCCGGCGCGATACGTTGAATTGCCTCTGCGGGTTTGGCTTTGCCGAAAATAATGTTCTGGTATTCCGCATGGAACAAGCGCGTGAGTTTACCCCAATCCGCCATCAACGGCGTGATCCACAAGTCGGGCAACATCGGAATGAACTTATCGAGCGGGTCAACGACCTTGACCGACTTGCGTGCGCCTGGCGCGAAATAAAAGCCGGTGGGTAAGTTTGAACTGGGTGGGACATCCTCTTGCACTTGACTGCTCGTGAGATAACGCGCGAGGTCCATCGCCGCTTGGCGTTTGGCATCGTCCTTGATTTTGGCAACCGCGATCAATCCGACTGCGCCCACCGTGAGTTTGTTGCCATTGACCGTCGGATGCGGATAGATTTCAAAATTCACTTTGCTTGCAACCAAGGTTGGAGCAAAGCCGGTCGCGTCCACAATCATCGCGTACTGCTTGCTTTGGAAACCGCGCTTGATGTCAGTATCGCGTTGCGCGCCAAAGTCGGGCGGCGTTACTTTGTGGACGAGCGCGAGATCGGCAAACCGTTGCAAACCGGCAAACGCTTTGGGATTGTTGAATCCGAACTTGCCATCTTTGCCAATCGCGCGCACGCTCGGATCTTCGTTCATCCACAAGCCCCAGGTCGTGTTGACTCCGGGATCGATGAATCCGGAAAAGCCATAAACTGGTTCGCCATTCGCGCGCTTGAACGTCGTCTTTTTTGCCGCGTCCACAAATTGATCCCAGGTCCAATCTTTGGGTGGGAGCGGAACCTGGGCTTCGGCAAAGACATCCTTGTTCACATAGATGCCCATTGGCACAACCCAGAGGGGCCACGCCCATGCTTTGCCATCTTTGAGACGAGTCACGTCGAGCACATTCGGCAAAATGTCCGCTTTGTCTGAAATGGTGAGGTACGGATCAATCGGTTCGATGAGATCGTCGCGCACGTACAAAGGCAATCGGTCGGATGCCAAGCGAAGAACTTCGATCCCTTGACCATTTTGAAGTGCGATCGTCAATTTGGTGATGCCTTCGTCGGTTGGTGGATAGCTATTCAGTTCGACTTGGATCTCCGGATTATCCGCCATAAATTGCGCAACCGCGTTGCCGAAGGAACTCTCCCGCGCATTGCTCGGTGTCGCACCCAGGAGCCAGAAATTCAGTACGCCTTTGTATCCGCTCGCGCTTTTGCGGATTCCGCCTTTCGCGTTGCGCGCAGATGGCGCTGATTGCTTTGGCGCGATGGTTATCGCGGGCACGCGCGTTTCACCGGGCGATTTGGTTTCGGAGGTTGGTGGTCCACACGCGACTAGAAATGTGATAGCGATGATCAACGCGCAAAAAAATGTTGCGGGTTTCATGTGTCCTCCATCAGAACAGCGCCAAGGACTGTCATCACTTGGTCAGAATTGATCCGTCGCTTATTCACGCGGGCTTACTTTTTCAAGCAAGCCCTTTTGCACCGCCCACGTCGCGATCTGCGTGCGCGCGCTGAAACCCAGTTTGTCGAGAATGTTGCCGACGTGTCCTTCAATCGTGCGCTCGCTCAACACGAGCGCGTCCGCGATCTCGCGATTCGATTTGCCCTGCGCGATGAGCGCGGCGACCTCGCGTTCGCGCGTGGTCAGCCCACCGAATTTTTCTTTCGCGGCTTGGCGCGGTGAGAGCGATGACGCGCGCGGGTCCGGTAAATCGGAGGTCTTCATCTCATTCAACGCAAACGCGATGGCTTGCTCCAATTCCATCGCGCGCCCCACTTGCGCAAGCGACACGAAAGTTTCTGCGCCCAACTCGGCGCGCACCTCGTTCGCAACGCGATCATGCAGTTTGCGGTACCCGGGATTCGAAATTCCACGCGCCAGAAAAGATTCACTCAATGCATCCGCCGCGCCCAAGAGCCGCGCCGCCACGGTGGGCTTGCCGAATTCTCGAAGGATATTGGCTGTCCCAATCAACGAATACACGAACATAATCGGTCTGCCGCGGCGTTTCATGATTTCAAGACCCTCGGTCAAAAGCTGTGCCGCGCGATGATAATCACCTTGTTGTTCAAAGATCAACCCCAAACTGATCAATTTGCGATCAAGGTGGACTCGGTCACCCACATGTTTATCAATTTCGATGCACTGGTCGTAAATCTCAATGGCGCGTTTAAGGTCTCCCTGTTCCCGCGCCATGGAGGCAAGAACAGACAGGGGCCACACGCTGTCACAAATGTCCCCAAGCGCCCGAAATTTCTCCAAGGATTCTTCAAGCAACAACTGACTGCGTTGGTGATCGCCCAGTTGATTCATCACCGCGCCTAATGAGTAAAGCGATTGCGCTTCGCCCCATCGCGCACCCATTTTTCGATAGAGCACCAAACTTTCTTCGATCCATGGACGCGCCGCCGCATAATCGTTCAAAAAGATAAACGCGCGTCCGATGCCATGCAGCGTAAACGCAATCTCACCTTCGTCTTCTAACATTTTGGCGATTGCTAAACCCTCCTCGAAATATGTTCGCACCGCCACCGAATCCTGGATGTAGATTTGCAAATAACCGATTGCTTTCAATGCTTGTAATCGCAAGTGAGATGCGCCTTGCGTCTCAGGTCGCGCCAAGAGTTGCATCAGTATATTGCGCCCTTCAATGAGATAGCCGCGCCGTACCCACAACATGACCAGCGCCCAAGCCAGGCGCACGGCGGGCGCGACATCGTTTGCCATCGCGTATTCAAAGACCGCGCGAATGTTGTCGTACTCGCTCTCCAAACGATCCATCCATTGTCTGGCTTCAGCTCCCTTGAGTTTCGGTTCGCCTGCTTCCGCAAGTCGAACAAAGAAATCGCAGTGCCGCGCTTGAAGCAATTGCAACTCATTTGCCTCAATCAATTTTTCGCGCGCGTATTCGCGGATCGTTTCCAACATGTGATAGAGCGCCACATCGTTTTGCGCGATGACGAGCGACTTGTCCACGAGGCGCGCGAGCAAGTCGAGTACATCAGTCGGCGAATATTCTTCACTGATTTCTGAAAACTGAATACTGCACACTGATTCTGCCGCGTCGAGCGTCCATCCGCCGGCGAATACCGCGAGACGACGAAACAGAATTTTTTCGGTCGGCGACAATAACCCGTAACTCCAATCAATCACCGCGCGCAACGTTTGATGGCGCGGCGGCGCGGTGCGACTCCCCAGGTTCAGCAAGCGAAACCGATCATCGAGCCGCGCGGCGATTTGTTCGACCGGCAATAATTTCACGCGCGCCGCGGCAAGTTCAATCGCCAGCGGCATCCCATCGAGCCGAGAGCAAATCTGTGCGATGGCGTTCGCGTTGTGCGGGTTCGCAGCAAAGGTCTGGTCAACCAAACTCGCGCGATCGATGAACAAGCGCGCGGACTCGGAAGCGAGCAACACTTCGGCTGTCGTAATTTGGGGATCGGGGATTTGCAACGGCGGCACGCGCCACGCGATTTCGCCCGGAACGTTGAGCGATTCGCGGCTCGTGGCGAGAATCGCAATTTGCGGACATGCGCGCAACAATTCTTCGGCGAGATGCGCGCACGCGGCGATGAGATGTTCGCAATTATCAAAGACAAGCAGAATTTGCTGGGCGCGCAAAAAGTGGGTGAGCGATTGGGTGAGGGATTGGTCGGCGGATTCGCGCACATCGAGGATTTGCGCGACTGCACTGGGGACGAGCGCGGCATCACTCAGCGGCGCAAACTCGACCCACGCGATATTTTGCGCGAACGCATCGGCAAGCCGCGCGGCGACTTGCAACGCGAGCCGCGTTTTGCCGCACCCGCCCGAACCGGTGAGCGTAAGTAGACGCGTTTGTGCGCTCGCGCGGATCACGGCGCTGATCTCTTTTTCGCGCCCGATGAAACGAGTGAGCGGAATCGGCAAGTGGTTGTTCGCCATGCCACGTTTCTAGGAGGAATCCATCCCCAGTAGATCGTGGGGCGAATCTTACACGTGACGCTGGGTGTTGTCAATCGGGTATTGATAAGTTCACCAAATCCAAAAAGCCGGAGAGATGTTCTCTCCGGCTTACGAAACACGTGCGATGAGTTTAACTGCCTTCTTCCACTTGTACGATTTCATCCGCGACGAGTCCGTGCGCTTCGCGATGGACGGCGGCGGCGGCTTCCTTGTTCGGCGCTTGAACGAGACAAAATACTTTGCCGGTCGTTTCGTCGAACCAGTACTTGAGATACTGGACGCCGTGCTTGGTTTGCACTTCCAGGTCGCGCGCGTGCGCGCCTTTGACGGCATCCGCGGTCAGACCTTCGACGTGTTGGTGAATGTCCAGATAGAGTGGCATTGGAATCCTCCTATTTTCCTCTTACTCACTGTCCGTTGTCATCCGTAAACGTGAGAATACAAAAGATTTTCCACGATACACCGTCAAGATCCTCTTGCGTGATTTCCAAATGCTGGTCAACGATGCGGTGATAATTCGCGCGCGTGTTCGCATCGCCGGGAATTCGCACGGTCGTCAGCGCGCGCGCAAACTCCAGCTCTTTCATATTCGCGGACTGTTCCGCCGCGATGCACGTTTGCCAATTTACGGCTTCGGCGCGTCCATCGCGCCGTTCGCGGATGTGCGTAACTTCGTGAATCAGCACGCTGAGAAATTGAACTTGTTGCGCTTGCATCCCTGGAACACTCGCGACCTCGCTGATGTTCCAGTGTCCCAAATGTTCGCCGAATGTGATCGCGCCTGCACCGCGCGAGTAACAACATTTCGCATACGAGATGATCCTGCGCGTTTGCAGTTCATCATCCATCGCGAAAATGAATGGCTTGCCTTCGGCAACGTACGCGTACCATTCGGGCAGATGTTCGCGCAACCACCATAAACTAGTTTGCATGTAACGCGCATCCGCTTCGGTGAACGATCCGGCGAGAGTCACGTTCTCAAACACATCCGGTTGCGCCAAAGGCGTAAACCTTACGCGATCGAACGCCTCAGCATTCGCGGCAAAGATCGCGATGAAGATGACGAGTCCGATGATCGCCAACAACCGTTTGCTTGGCGATGCGCTCAAACGCGCCGCTTGGAATTTTATCTTGACCATTTTGGATTTCCCTCCTTGAATTGGTTATTCGCAGGATACAACGCGCCCATCAAATCATCGCCAAATTTTCATGGGGTTAGCGTTAAATTGCGAATGAGACGGTATGGCACGCTTTGAACGACGCAGTTGAGGTTTATTTCGAGAACGAGACCGGTCAGGATTTCGCACAAGCGACCTAGCAGGTCTCGTTCAGGGAGCCATGCCAAATTATTTGTGCGTTCACTTATCGGTCGCAACTCACGCGTGGATCGAGACACGACATGGCTGCCGCGTCAAACGACTTGGCGTACCGTTGATCAAACTGCTCGCGCTCCAACTCTTGCATCACCATCCGCATATCTTGCTCGGCGGCGTTTCTGGCGCGTAGTTGTTCCGCAATTGAATGCGCGTTCAACTGATCGAGCCGTTCGCGTTCCAACTCTTGCATCACCATCCGCGTATCTTGTTCGGCGGCGGCGTTGGTCATGCGCGTCTGCGCTGGCGCTTGAACCGGGGTTTGCGCGACGACCACGAACAACACTCCTGCGACGAGCGCGACCAAAAGCGCGAGCGCGAACGCGGTGAGTGAAAAACGGCGAAGCGTATTCGAGTTTTGCATTTTATCCTCCTGTTGGGTAAATCGGATTTGTTTAGATCACTGCCGTCAGTAAACCAGAAACTCTGACTTACAATAACGTGGAAAACACTTGGTTTTGCTGGAACGAGTACGGTATTTTTTTGCCGCCATTGTCAGCGATCACAACCACGCAGATCGTCATTCCCTCATGATCCGCTTACGCACCTAATAGCAGGAGACTTGCGAGTTCCAATCTGCGAACAGTCCGTTGGGATTATCTCGCCACGCCCAAACACGCAGGGTATAATAATCACCACGGCTTTGGAATTCGCGTCCGAACAAGACTGGAGGCGTGAGTCGATTTCCATTCTCCGCGCCTGCATACACCCGGTATTCCACGCCGACGAGTCGCAGTGTCCCGTTGTCCTGCGGTTCATAAAATAGCGATTCTGGGTGACGCGCATCCACCACGCCGTCGCTCAGCAGGTTGCTGTTGGAATACTGAATGCCTATCGCGCCTTCGCGCGGGTTGCTGATACATTCGGCGGTGGTCGCGTATCCTTC
This genomic interval from Chloroflexota bacterium contains the following:
- a CDS encoding tetratricopeptide repeat protein, which codes for MANSSPAQIAKLVRVTLLGAFQVERDAQTIHLPTRKVESLLAYLALHPEPHAREKLAALCWGDSTDELARRSLRTALFSLRQELGNDLLLADRETVQLNPDFPIWVDAREIADCRLQIADSEIENLKLKIENYHDLLPDFYDDWILPEREQLRAIYIDALLHLAQHHRAKSEYARAIELAQKVLTHDPANEKADQHIIFCHAATGDRIGALKQFDECAKMLREELGVEPSPETIALRDQIEQALSGARSREAMFTNLPHPLTSFVGRANELAEIKRLLDLDLPGFGNLEGLRGTRLLTLTGSGGCGKTRLVIQFATELANANRFKNGVWWVDLSALTDGARVPQSLAAVFGLRESSDIPIIPLLINYLRAKELLLVVDNCEHLIEACAHLIETLLSACPTLKILATSREALNLAGEVVWRVPSLAVPDAANLPPLDQLAQYDALQLFVQRAQAVAPNWKLNGNARAVAQICARLDGMPLALELAAARVKGLSVEEIAQRLDHRFQLLASGQRTALPRQQTLRATIDWSFDLLSENERALFRRLAVFAGGWTLNAVEEICTDESLATSHVLDLLLRLIDKSLVVVAEQSGATRYHFLETIREYAREKLAQAGEAEKLYRRHLDWFVQFAIEADAKLRTPEMKRWFKQLDAEIDNCRTALAWAFENGQGAAGAQLNAALVYYFFVRNHYREAKSWSETAEALTRDAPAVIRAEALFALGMAVADVGENARAEEIWRQALSLYRDLENRMRIGRVLNLLGVVSNRLGKLDQAELYFQEALTLCRAMGDKWGITHALQNFDAFAERAGDFARAKAINEEGLRLSEELGDERMITRRFVDLGRIACAQGDLKQADALLKRAISTLWRMKEMFSLHQALETFALVLVAQGQPRRAAQILGAIESGRAELGVILSEERRAELEQIIQPIRAQLGDDGFARAFEEGRAMKLENIVEDVLNDGA
- a CDS encoding extracellular solute-binding protein, with the protein product MKPATFFCALIIAITFLVACGPPTSETKSPGETRVPAITIAPKQSAPSARNAKGGIRKSASGYKGVLNFWLLGATPSNARESSFGNAVAQFMADNPEIQVELNSYPPTDEGITKLTIALQNGQGIEVLRLASDRLPLYVRDDLIEPIDPYLTISDKADILPNVLDVTRLKDGKAWAWPLWVVPMGIYVNKDVFAEAQVPLPPKDWTWDQFVDAAKKTTFKRANGEPVYGFSGFIDPGVNTTWGLWMNEDPSVRAIGKDGKFGFNNPKAFAGLQRFADLALVHKVTPPDFGAQRDTDIKRGFQSKQYAMIVDATGFAPTLVASKVNFEIYPHPTVNGNKLTVGAVGLIAVAKIKDDAKRQAAMDLARYLTSSQVQEDVPPSSNLPTGFYFAPGARKSVKVVDPLDKFIPMLPDLWITPLMADWGKLTRLFHAEYQNIIFGKAKPAEAIQRIAPEADLLISSR
- a CDS encoding tetratricopeptide repeat protein: MTEHNNLPIALTRFIGREKEIAEVKRLLTSPSSPTPSLSPVAQFSDRREGGGKGVGVRLLTLTGSGGCGKTRLAIQVADSLRDKFPDGVWLIELGSLADSALVSQTVASVFDLRQAGKLAPIDLLKNFLRAKNVLLVLDNCEHLIHACAQLAESLLTSCPDLKILATSREALNIAGESLYRVPSLTLPPTQDLPALDILAQYESIHLFVERADAIAPRFELTRDNAPFIAQICQRVDGIPLAIELAAARVKMLTVAQIAARLDNVFRLLTRGSINAMPRQQTLRATMDWSFDLLSEPERILFRRLAVFAGGFTLDQAEVICAGDGLHADDMLDVLADLVDKSLVSVFKYEEGAAARYRMLETIRQYASEKMTEAGEAYSLRARHLDFFLQVAEETEPKHEGSGANQRMNHLHVEYDNLRVALKTAHALGLVEPGLRLASALGEFWETVGYLSEARATCRALLSLSVESRSQLGVARVRVLNLAGYWAILQGDYAEAHQLLEESTALAEEIEDDVSVARSLKYRSFAALTQGDNTAARALVEKSLAILRQLDDQPSIAISLTTLGLVVRDQGDYARARTLFEEALAIRRALNDRNAIASSLRDLGSTAQAQGDPIAEAWLESSLKMSQELNDQFEIPRCLHDLGLVAASRGDTEHAQKLFSQSLAIFQAQGDKRNTLKCIEGLAGTASANGRHERATRLLGAAEVLRETLGVPMLGMYRARHTVMIRNLHDRLESNRLAIVWAEGRAMSLEQAIQYAFGEAIEYDQVELAETRQAAKTKLDGLTARECEVAALIAVGKSNRAIAEVLVLSERTVEGYVGNILNKLGFNARTQIAAWAVQRGLVQPDKTLP